A window of Sphingobacterium kitahiroshimense genomic DNA:
AACCAAAAGCGTTACAGAACAACCGCCCTTGCTTTTTGACCTGACAGGCTTACAAAAAGAAGCCAACAAAAGGCTGAAATTATCTGCTGAAGCAACGCTCAATATTGCCCAAAGCCTGTACGAAAAGAAGTTTATCACGTACCCACGTACCGGAAGCAAATATATCCCTGAAGATATGTGGGCAGAAATTCCCAATCTTGTGCGGGCTTTGCAGAACCGTGAAGATTGCAAACAAGCCCTTGCCAAAATTAAATGGGGACGGTTCAACAAACGTATCGTGAATGACCTCCGTGTAACGGACCATCACGGTTTGTTGATTACGGACAAAGTACCGTCCGTACTTAATGCAGACGAAAACAAGATTTACAATATGATTGCGTTTCGATTGCTCGAAGCCATATCACAAGCCTGTGTCAAAGAAATAACCGATGTATCATTACAGGTATTGCATTACGACTTTACGGCAAAAGGCTGTAAAATTCAGGAAGCAGGTTGGCGTTCCATTAAGGGAAGTTTTACCGATGACGGCGAAGAGCCAGTGCAGGAACTACCCGAACTGAATAAAGGTGAGGAACTCAAAATAAAGGAAGCCACCGTTTTGGAAAAGCAGACCAAACCTCCAGTGCTTTATACCGAAGCCGGGCTTTTGTCCGCTATGGAAACCGCAGGGAAAGAAATCGAGAATGAGGAAGAACGTAAAGCCCTCAAAAATATCGGTATCGGTACGCCTGCAACAAGAGCCGCCATTATCGAAACCTTGTTTACCCGTAATTATATCCAACGGGATAAACGTTCCTTAATCCCTACGGAAAAAGGATTGCAGGTGTACGGGCTTGTCAAAGACCGGAAAATTGCAGACGTGGCAATGACCGCCGAATGGGAATTGGCATTGCAGAAAATCGAGAATAACGAAGCGGATGCCGGAACATTCCAAAAGGAAATGGAAACCTATGCCAAATCCATTACTGATGAACTGCTGCAAACATCAATTGCAAGCACCAACCAACCCAAACTGACCTGCCCTAAATGCAAAAATCAGCAACTCATTATCCGTGACAAGATTGTGAAATGCCCTGATGAGGCTTGTAACTGGGTGCAATTCCGCACCGTCTGCGGTGTACAAATCAGTATCGAAAATGTAACAAGCCTTGTAAATAAAGGCAAAACCTCTCTTATCAAAGGAATGACAAGCAAAGCCGGAAAGAAATTCGATGCTTACATCATTCTGAAAGAAAACGCTGAAAGCGCCTTTGAGTTTGAGAAAAACAAAAGCAGTAAACGCAATGGAAAATAAACCGTCAATCGTACCCAAAGAAATCAGAAACCTGATTTATACTATCCGGAGCAAACAGGTAATGTTGGATAGCGACCTCGCTGTTCTATATCAGGTAGAAACAAAGAACCTGAACAAAGCCGTTAAAAGGAATATTGAGCGATTTCCTGTATCATTCTGCTTTCAACTGACCGAAGAGGAAGTTGAAAACTTGAGGTTCCAAATTGGAACCTCAAGTTTAAACTACGGCGGCAGGCGTTATTTGCCCTATGTTTTTACCGAACAAGGCGTTGCAATGGCATCTGCCATACTTCGGTCTGATATAGCCGTTAAAATGAGTGTGGAAATAATGGAAGCCTTTGTAGAAATGCGGCGTATGCTCATTAGCAATGCTTCTTTGTTTCATCGTTTGGATAATATCGAATTAAAGCAACTGGAAGCAGACCAAAAATTTGAAGAGATTTTTAAGGCTTTGGAAAGCGACAAGCTGCACAGCGAAAAAGGCATTTTCTACAACGGGCAGGTATTTGATGCCTACGCCTTTGTTTCCGATATTATCCGAAGTGCCGAAAGCTCTATTATCCTGCTTGATAATTATGTGGATGATACGGTGCTTACTTTGTTGGGTAAGCGTAAGACTAATGTAACCGCTA
This region includes:
- a CDS encoding type IA DNA topoisomerase; protein product: MKTIIAEKPSVAREIAGLLGASDKKDGYLTGNGYFVTWAFGHLIGLGMPEDYGISGFDKASLPILPNPFLLTVRKVKKDKGYIADTGALKQLKVIEQLFKQSNSIIVATDAGREGELIFRYIYEYLKCNKPFERLWISSLTEKAIKQGFDNLKDGAAFDGLYQAAQGRSRADWLVGINATQALSIAAGSGIYSLGRVQTPTLALICKRYLDNKNFTVKKYWQIQLTHNKAQVDFKSISATKWDEKQLADDTLKAIQRGATATVTSVETKSVTEQPPLLFDLTGLQKEANKRLKLSAEATLNIAQSLYEKKFITYPRTGSKYIPEDMWAEIPNLVRALQNREDCKQALAKIKWGRFNKRIVNDLRVTDHHGLLITDKVPSVLNADENKIYNMIAFRLLEAISQACVKEITDVSLQVLHYDFTAKGCKIQEAGWRSIKGSFTDDGEEPVQELPELNKGEELKIKEATVLEKQTKPPVLYTEAGLLSAMETAGKEIENEEERKALKNIGIGTPATRAAIIETLFTRNYIQRDKRSLIPTEKGLQVYGLVKDRKIADVAMTAEWELALQKIENNEADAGTFQKEMETYAKSITDELLQTSIASTNQPKLTCPKCKNQQLIIRDKIVKCPDEACNWVQFRTVCGVQISIENVTSLVNKGKTSLIKGMTSKAGKKFDAYIILKENAESAFEFEKNKSSKRNGK
- a CDS encoding ORF6N domain-containing protein, with the protein product MENKPSIVPKEIRNLIYTIRSKQVMLDSDLAVLYQVETKNLNKAVKRNIERFPVSFCFQLTEEEVENLRFQIGTSSLNYGGRRYLPYVFTEQGVAMASAILRSDIAVKMSVEIMEAFVEMRRMLISNASLFHRLDNIELKQLEADQKFEEIFKALESDKLHSEKGIFYNGQVFDAYAFVSDIIRSAESSIILLDNYVDDTVLTLLGKRKTNVTATILTKSISNQLRLDLQRYNSQYPPIDIEVFSDAHDRFLIIDHTELYHIGASLKDLGKKWFAFSRMDIEVGRMLQILNKR